In Alosa sapidissima isolate fAloSap1 chromosome 5, fAloSap1.pri, whole genome shotgun sequence, the genomic stretch agtagcatacagacataacacacaacatgcacttacaacagaaatggtaaacattagtatagtataaacatataactaaactccactgtacaataaagacagtagaagataagataagaaactaactaaactaaatactaaatacactatataagttaaattaagaaagtccaatgtgcttgagggtgatcaagcataagacacTTGTAGTggcagggccaggactggtaaggtgctaaaaggagtgagtgtcatggtgaaggtgcaaacagtagtccaaccatagtccttagttgtgtgtgcctggcaaggtgctcaagagagtaggtgtcatggtgaaggtgcaaacaaaaagtagtccaacattagtccaacagtgcaacagtaaggtctagagaccagcataaatcaCCAGACCAGAGATCACTTCCGGTGAAGAAATGCATACTTGGGGGtttgccccaacacacacacacacacacacacactaactcacccactctctctctctcactcgcacacaaataccccccccccccccccacacacacacacacacacagcagttgaGTTTCCCACCACTCTTGCCTGATAGTGTTGTTGAGGTTAGCAGTCCATGGCAACTAATGAAGCTAAACGAAGTAATGCTGATATGCAAAGTCAAATCTGACCACTATATaaacatgcatttcacgtgCATGATAATACTATGTTTTCACGCTCTTAAAGATCGGAGATACTTTTactgttaaaggaaaattcttgGCCACAGCTTCCGGTGTCACTACCGGTATGTGTCTAGATTCGCCAAAAACGAACAAAACTCAGAACGGAGTTAATTGAGCAAATTCATACACGGGACTTGTGGAACTGATGAGTTAAGTACGTCGGGAACTACTTACTCAACTCCAAGTGTAGAGTTTAAACCAGGCTACGTAACCACACTCGGAACATCTCAGAGAGTTTCTGTATGTCAACGAAATCACGGGTCAACAGAATTTGGCGAGAAGAAAAGGTAAGTTTATAATGAAATGGGTTCTCTAAAACTCTTTGCCACCGCCCTCTGTCAATGTTAAGTCCAAAAAATCAGACTATGAGCTGAAACTGCGTGTAAACTGCGTGCATGCGAGGAACTACATCAGCCATTTTAATATGTAAATGGACAGTCTGAACATATTGACATTTGGGATGGATTGTCTCTATCTTCCAGACTTGTCTTACTCGCTCACATTCGCCAAAATAGCACAGAATCTGATTGTAACAGGCTAGTTCAACTGCACTGTCCTTGGGTGGCCTAATGTTCACCTTACAATGCTGTCCGGCCTGTTCCTATTGTAAAAATAGCCAAAATGTCAGAAAACATCAGACTTCAAGGTTTACTTGTCATAACATGGTACAGTATGTAGCACAGTGGTAAACTGCTTAGAAATACAATTGACCTGACATTAATTTATTGGATGGCATCCGTTAGTCCTATTAAGTATAGGCCCTACAGGCCGTTGTTATTAAGTGTGATGGCACTACATAATATCATTCATTattaattaatgaatgaaaTAATGAATGTAAGACAAATAATTACAAATGTAAGTAATACAAATGGAATAAACAGGTTAGATGACAATTAGACCACATATACTGAAATGTTCAAATAAGATAAACCTTAATGCATGACATGAACTTAcagagagagcgggagggagggagggagagagagagagtaagagtaaGAGAGTGTGTAGAGTCAGAGAGTCATGGAGAGCAAGTGAGCAGGTTCTGGAAATGTCCATCTTGAATTTGAAAATAAGACTATATATAAACATTTCCAAGATGAGGTTGTACATAATCTCCTAGCAATACAGGACAGGCCAAAGCATTGATTCCAGCTTCACATCAAAAGCACTCATTGGGAGAAATACAAACTTTTACCCCTCAACATTCGACAAGTATTAATCAAGTATTAATCAAAAGATCTGCAATCTGAATGGCCACAGATGATTGGACCTGTCCAGTATAGGGTCAAAATGTAAGGTATTGCTGGTGAAGCAACAATTGTGCAACATTATATTAGGAGGCcagtattaatatgaatgaatAGAATAGTATATCAAACAAAAGAAATTAACCTTTTAGATGAACTGTTGCATCCTGCTTGACTGTGATTGACCATAAATATGAGGTAAAACTCATGACAGTGGCTCACAATTCTACTCCTCCACAGGCCATTCCTGCACTCACTACTAAACGAAACATACTCAAATTTACCTTAAATTACCCCCTTAATTTGTTAAACAGGACCTTAATTTTACCTTAAATGCCACCAAGGGTCAAGTCAGGTGTTCCCTGTATTTGTTGTAATTAAGGCGGTAATTAAGGATGATTTAAATATATCTTAATTTTATTTTGAGGTGTTAATTCAGGGATTCCTTGATTAAGGGGGGAAATTAAAGGAGAATGGAAAAAGTAAGGGGTAAATTCAGTAGGCTTTTCTCCTTAATCGGCCCTTAATCTATGCACATTTCTACTTAAAACTACTTAATTAGAGAGGAGTTTTAAGGTCAAAAGTAAGGCATTTGTAAGGGGTGAAATTAAGGGGTTTTGCTTCGTAGtgactgtgtgtctatgtgttttcACAACTGTCCTCTCCCCACCTGGCTTAACCTATGGGCGGTGTTCTTCATCAGCTGAACAGAACTGATCTTGCCAGTGAGAATGATTATCATTATGTTGACTTTAATCAGATGTAGTTGGAACCATGGCTGAATATAATGCAATACAGAGGGTGATCCAGAAGCAGGATACAGAATCTGTCCAAGAGAGTGGTGCTGATTCGTGACCATGTATCACTACTCTCCTGTGTCCTCTATTGAATCTACACTGTAATACAATTATGACTGTGACTTGTAGATGTGTATGTATAGATTACATGCAATATATGTATCTATACACACTATGGCTTACCTTCTGAGTAGTAGAAGTCTGCGTCCGTTTAAATGTGTCTCCTCCATCAATACTTATTAGCTCCGCGTCTGCAGGCGGAAATGGTGATGGGAACACTACTACATCACTCTTCAGTGTGTCAGAGCTAAAACACACGTCATACTGCTGGGTAGTTTTAGAGTAAGACCAGCTCCCGTCTGGGTGAGTGGTGATCATGGGGGCGCTGCAGCTGCTGAAAATACCATCAGTCCTGTGGCATTTCACTGCTATTAAAGTGATGAGACTTATCAAGAATATGGCTGATACTGAGGCAATGGCCATGAGCAGGTACAGATTTAGATGAGATAAATTATCTTCTTTGAGGAGATTCTCTTTAaaaggtgtctgtgtgtcactTGTACTTTCCACAACCATAACTTCCATAGACACCATAGCTGAGAGAGGAGGCTCCCCATGATCAGATACCTTTATCACTAAGGGGTGTGTCTTGAAGTCACTGTCACTCATTCTTCTCTTGGTTCGTATTTCTCCAGAGCTGGTTCCGATTCTGAAGAGGTTCGTGCCTTTAGGTTCAGAGATGTGATAAGAGAGAAGCGCATTGTAGCCAGAGTCAGCGTCCATAGCCCTGATCTTGGCCACAAAGTAGCCCGCTTCCGCAGAGTAGGGGATGTTCTCAGAGTTCACGGAGCCTTGGTCAGAATAAGGCGGGAGAATAACAGGGCTGTTGTCATTTTCATCTGAGATGAGAACTTGTACCGTCACATTACTGCTTAATGCGGGAACACCAGAGTCTGCAGCTTGGGCTTGAAATTTAAACTTTTTAATTTCCTCGTAGTTGAAGGACTGCAGGCTGTATATTTCACCAGTTATAGAGTTAATGTTCAACAAGGTTGATATAGGCATGTTTCCACTTTTATAATCAATTAATGAGTAAGATAACTTCGCGTTTTCTTCAAGGTCTGGGTCGTAAGCATTGATTGTCGCAATTACGCTTCCTACAGGACTGTTTTCCTTCACATAAACGTTCATCAGCGACTCTGGGAAGCGAGGGGCATTATCATTAACATCGGAAATGTGAACTACAAAATCACTAGCAGTGGAAAGAGAGGGGAATCCATTATCGGTGGCTATGATAGTGACGTTGTAATCAGAGTCTTTTTCCCTATCTAATTTTCCATTTACCACCAAGGAATAATAATTTTCGTAATTAGACTCCAGTTTGAAAGGGACAGTGCCTTTGACAACACATTGGACATCTCCATTTTTCCCTCCATCCTCATCCGATACAGTAACTAAAGCAACAGCTGTGCCAAGCTTGGTATCCTCTCTAACAGACTGTAGGAGCGGTGTCACTGTTATTTCTGGTGCATTGTCATTCACATCTATTACCTCCACTAAAACTTTGCATTGTGAACTCCTTGGTGGATAACCTGTATCAGTTGCTTGAACTCTCAATTCAATGGCAGGATTTTCCTCATAATCAAGTTGTCCTTGTACTTTTATCTCTCCAGTATCTGGTTTTATATCGAACATTTCAGAGGCTTGAGCATTTCTGTGCCCAATTAAAGAATACCGAATCCCTCCATTCAAACCCTCATCTGCATCAGTTGCAGTGACAGAGGTCAACACTGTTccaaaagaaacattctccgcGACCTGGACTTTATAAAGTGATTGGCCAAATACAGGGTTGTTATCATTTACATCCAAAACGTTTATCAAAATGTCTAAAGTTCCAGACTTTGCAGGTTTGCCCCCATCGACTGCAGTCAGTAAAAGCGATAGGCCTATAGCAGCCTGTTTCTCTCGATCTAAGGCTTTCTGCAGCACTAATTCTACGGATAGACCCTGTCCTCCCTCGCTCTGTACCTCTAAAGCGAAATATTCATTAGGACTGAGCGTGTAGCTTTTAACAGAATTACTTCCTGTATCGGGATCCTCTGCTACAGGCAGATGCAGTCTCTCTCCAGGACTCGCGTTTTCCGTTATGTTTAATGTTTGAGTGTTGATCGGGAATTTTGGTGCGTTATCATTTATATCCAAAACATTTATCTGAAATCTGTACAAGCCGTGTGGGTTTGTAGCCAGGGCTTCTATGTTTAGGGCACACTTGCTATTAGTCCCACAAATCTGCTCTCTGTCAATTCTGTCGTTGACAAACAAGTATCcggtttttacatttacatcaaAGTATTTCTTGTTAGATCCGGATACAATTTGAAACGTGCGTGACTGCAGTTCCTGTACATTCATGTTCAAGTCTTTTGAAATATTCCCAACTACTGTCCCTTTGCTCACCTCCTCCGAAACCGAATATACAATCTGACTGGAAGACAAGTCCCAAAGGCAGGCTAGGAGCAGAATCCAGGTCCATGCGTATCCTCCAACTGAAACACCCATCGTTGTCCCTTACTCTTGCTTATTTCTCGTACTTGCCTTATGTGGGAAGGTTGTCCAGAACACAAGTTTTACACTCCACGAATGGAGACAACCATTTTCACAGTTGAAATGCTCCCTTATCCGTATCTTTCCTAACATTCTCTGTAAATATATCTTAGAGGTGGAGTCTGTAATACATTTCTCAGAGTGTATCAAAATCGCGGTCTGTTAAGGTTTCATTTCTATCCGCCATGATGTTCAACATATTGTTGTCATCCATCCATTAAAGAATAATTCAAGTATATCttctttatattatttattttattttagccTACATCTCACAGCACTGGCATAACATCAGTACCCGAGGGAGCGGTAACACATTTTCAGTAGTTTTCAGTTCGAAGTTCTTACATTCACTTAACTcaagtcaaaataaaagtcccatttgttcacacacgcgcacaacgAACTCTTGCACATTTTGGCATACAACAGGCAGTAGCAtaatataaaatacaaaataataataagcaacataacataatatacatttttatgaTTAATGAGAACATATAACTCAACACGGCCTACAGTGACACCATGTGGTTATATACAGCatatgtaaatgtgtatgtgaatgcttACTCGAATAAATAGATATCGATGAGGTAACGTTTTGCTTGAAACGGTTTTGAAACATTCACTATGTGAACTCGATGAGGTGCATGACGAACATGACAGCCTTTGACATTGGAACAATCTTAAAGCTGAATCATTAATGTTGTTTCGAAAATAAAACTGACATGACAAATGTTACAATTTCGAGACCAGACAGGTAGTCGCCAGATGTTATTCCATGGTTTTGGCGCTGTCCATTTTTGTAGTATTGAAACAGTGAATGAGAATGTTGAAGAAACTCTCTGACGGGTTATTTAGCCTTATTTACGCCTTATTTAGCCTTATTTACGAGTGTTAGCCTACTGTTGGTGCTAGGAGGCTGGCATCGCGAAAGTGAATACGATGGAATGTGTTAATATGAGATTGCTTTACCTGTTTCGGATGTAGTGAAAGGAATCTTCCTCTGGAGTTTTAGTAGTTTTATCAGATGTTATATAATGGAGCAAAATGCTTTCTCAATAAATCAGTTCAGCATAGATAAAGACGTTGTagatacaacaacaacacattgcatttatataacgcttttctcaacactcaaagcgctttATCTACGATACGATTTGTCTACTATGGAGCAGTAAGTCAGTGTAGCAACTGAAAAAGTTGGCAACAGCAGAAAAGGAAACAATATAAACATTTGGAAACATGATGCAAGCTCTTGAATGTACAAAAAGGATGCACTTGTGAACTTATTGATTCGTTTATCACCAGAGGAAATTAAATACATTGAAATCTTTTGTCTAGGCCTACTATAAGTTCATGATCGTAATCTGACTGTCTAATATCTCCGGTAAAATGATTTGTAAAATTAAATTCAAAAGTGATGTCATGCCCTACCTTTTCAGTACTAGGAAGAGTTTGTGTCCGCATAAAAGTGTCACCCCCGTTGATGCTGATCAGTTCTGCGTCTGCTGGGGGAAACGGTGATGGGAACACCACCACGTCACTCTTCAGTGTGTCAGAGCTAAAACACACGTCATACTGCTGGGTAGTTTTAGAGTAAGACCAGCTCCCGTCTGGGTGAGTGGTGATCATGGGGGCGCTGCAGCTGCTGAAAATACCATCAGTCCTGTGGCATTTCACTGCTATTAAAGTGATGAGACTCACTAGGAAGATCGCTGTTACTGAGATGATGGCGATGAGCAGATAAAGATtgagatctgaaaatgtgtccTCAATTAGTGGCACTTGTTTGAAAGATGTCTGCTTGTCTCCTGTGTCCTCTTCAACCACAACATCAATTGACAtagaagcagagagagggggctcTCCATGGTCAGTCACTGTTATGATAAGCGGGTGTGTTTTTAAGTCACTATCACTCATACGTCTCTTGGTCCTTATTTCTCCAGAGCTGGTTCCGATTCGGAAGAGGTTCGTGCCTTTGGGTTCAGAGATGTGATAAGAGAGAAGCGCATTGTAGCCAGAGTCAGCGTCCACAGCCCTGATCTTGGCCACAAAGTAGCCCGCTTCAGCAGAGTAGGGGATGTTCTCAGAGTTCACGGAATCTTGGTCAGAATACGGCGGGAGAATAACAGGGCTGTTGTCATTTTCATCTAAGATGAGAACATGTACAGTCACATTACTGCTTAATGCAGGGACACCAGAGTCTGTTGCTTGGATTTGAAAATCGAACTTTTTAACGTCTTCATAGTTTAGAGACTGCATGCTGTATATGTCCCCATTTAAAGAATTGACATTCATCATGGTTGACACAGAGGtgtcactttttttgttttcaactaATGAGTAAGATACTTGGGCATTTTCGTTCAAATCTGGATCGAAAGCACTAACTGTCGCCATAAGGCTTCCGACAGGAGTGTTTTCTTTTAGGCATACATTTATCACAGGCTCTGGGAATTGTGGGGCATTGTCATTAACgtcagagacataaataatgtaatcaCTAGCACTGGAGAGAGGCGGGGTGCCACCGTCTGTGGCTATGATGGTGACGTTGTAGTGGgaatctctttctctgtccagtGGTCTATCTACAACTAAAGAATAATGGTTATCATAGTTAGAGTCGAGTTTGAAAGGGATTAAATCTTTGATGGTACACTTTATGTCTCCGTTTTTCCCTCCGTCCTGATCTGAAACTGTAACAAGAGCAACAGCTTTCCCTGGCGTTGTATCCTCTCTCACAGTTTGCAGCAGGGGTGTTATGGTTATTTCTGGAGCATTGTCATTAATGTCTATCACCTCCACTAAAACTTTGCATTGTGCACTACGTGGTGGAGAGCCCTTGTCTTTCGCTTGGACTCGCAGTTCAATAGCAGGGCTTTCCTCGTAATCAATTTGTCCCTGCGTGTGTATTTCTCCAGTGTCTGGCGTTATGCTGAATTTTTCAGAAGCTTTTACATTTCGGTTTCCAATTAACGAGTATTCAATCTCGCTGTTCATGCCGTCATCTGCATCTGTGGCGGTTACCGTGATTAGTTTGGTTCTAAAGGGAACATTTTCAGTCACCTGAACTTTATAAAGAGTCTTAGTAAACACAGGATTATTGTCGTTTACATCAAATGTATATATTATGATGTCTATGCTACCGGTCTTTGGTGGTTTACCTCCATCAAACGCTGTCAATAGGAGTTTTATAAAAGGCTGTTTTTCGCGATCCAATGATTTTTTTAACACTAATTCAGCAGATATACCTTGCACACCCTCGCTCTGAGTTTCCAAAGAGAAATATTCATTGGGACTCAGTCGGTAGCCTTTTAAAGAATTACTTCCTGTGTCGGGGTCCTCTGCTATGGGCAAGTGATACCTTTCTCCGAGGGTAGCAACCTCGGTTATGTTCAAGGTAAGCGAACTACCAGGAAACGTGGGTGCGTTGTCATTTACATCCAAAATATGTATTTGAATTCTGTAAAGACTGTGAGGATTTTGAGCCACTGCCTCTACTGTTAAGGTACACTTCAAATTGTTTCCACAAACCTGCTCTCTGTCGATTCTCTCTTTGACAAACAGTTCTCCTGTTGTTAATTTAACATCAAAATAGTTCGCGGTAGATCCGGATACAATCTGAAACATGCGTGTTTCCATTTCCTTAACATTAATGTTCAATTCTTTTGCTATGTTTCCAAACACAGTTCCTTGGCTCACCTCCTCTGAGATGGAAAACTCAATCTTACCGGACGACATATCCCATAAACAAAGAAGGAATACAATCCAGGTCCTCGCAAAACTCTTTAGGATTGCATGCTTCATCATTGCCCTGTATTCTTGCGCAGTGCCAGGTAATTTGCATCAAAGACAAGTCCACAACATAATATTCGAGCGACACTGATGATGGCGAGGATTTTCTCAGCTGAAGGATCCCATGTCGTTGCTTTCTATTCTGCTCTCCCTGGTTGGACATCATAGAGGTGGAGTTTCACAAAGCGTCTTAATCGTGGTCTACAGCGACACTCGGTGGTTTCTTTAGTCACGAGAGCACGTTAACATATTGACATAGAATGCATAAACAAATATGTGTTTTATATTTATTATCTATTATTTTGTATCCTATAATGCGTACGACTAACGAACCATTTGTTTGGCCTATCGGATAACTAGAATGTTCCGTGTGAAACGAGACTACGTGGAGAAAGAAACAGGTGGTCGCTGTCTACGGATGAGGTGCTGAAACCGATCATTCCCGCCTGAGCGAATTAGGGAAAATAAACTCGTGATTACTTCATTTTCTCCTCACATTTCAAATATTCTTGCTGActgcagatgagttgtttatAACAATCTTCTGACATCTTCAAGTTCAATTAGGCCTAAAAGTTTGACCTTTTCATGACTCCATAATTAAATAAGTCACCGGCTTTGGAGTAAACTGGTGATCTACCTATTGGTCATTAATTTACCCACATGGTGAAATGAAATGGTTTGTTTAGACCAACACAACGAAATATGTTATCAGTATATCTACATACTTTTCATGTTGCACGTGGAATGTTGCAGAAAATATATGCTCTTGCGTCAAAACATAGGTCTCTAAATCTTTTCATAGGAGAGTACGATTGTGTTTAAACAGCTTATCACACAAAGACATAATCACTCTGCAgtttaaaatcaaatcaatatcCCAgccgtgtatatatatatatatacatatatatatatatatatatatatattgttagTTCTCGTTTACGTCAAAAGTATATGCACGCTTGTCATTACAGCGTAAAATCATAGAGGTAAGGACATATGATACATAACATGTGTATTGTTAGGCCATAtaatgttgtgtatgtgttgcaATGTCACATTTGTGTTATGTATTGTGTTGCAATGCCACATTTGTCATAGTTTGCATTGGGGAATAATCGTCAAACAAATCAACACAATGTCCTACCTTTGTTGTACTGGGAAGAGTTTGTGTCTTTATAAAAGTGTCGCCTCCATTGATACTGATGAGCTCCGCGTCTGCAGGCGGAAACGGTGATGGGAACACCACCACGTCACTCTTCAGTGTGTCAGAGCTAAAACACACGTCATACTGCTGGGTAGTTTTAGAGTAAGACCAGCTCCCGTCTGGGTGAGTGGTGATCATGGGGGCGCTGCAGCTGCTGAAAATACCATCAGTCCTGTGGCATTTCACTGCTATTAAAGTGATGAGACTCACTATAAATATCGATGATATTGATATGATGGCGATGAGTAAATATAGATTTAGATCTGAAAAAGTCTCATCCTTTTGTGAGACTTCTCTTAGGGTTTTATGCATGTCTTTGACCTCTTCAGAAACCACAACATCAATAGACACCGTTGTTGAAAGGGAAGGCTCCCCATTATCAGACACCATGATGATAAGCGGGTGTGTTTTTAAATCATTGTCACTCATTCGCCTTTTAGTTCGTATTTCTCCAGAGCTGGTTCCGATTCGGAAGAGGTTCGTGCCTTTGGGTTCAGAAATGTGGTAAGAGAGCAGCGCGTTGTAGCCAGAGTCGGCATCCACAGCCCTGATCTTGGCCACAAAGTAGCCCGCTTCAGCAGAGTAGGGGATGTTCTCAGAGTTCACGGAGCCTTGGTCAGAATAAGGCGGGAGAATAACGGGGCTGTTGTCATTTTCATCCAGGATGAGAACGTGCACAGTGACAGTACCACTTAATGCAGGGACACCAGAGTCTGTTGCCTGTACTTGGAACGTGAACTTTTTTATTTCTTCGTAGTTAAATGACTGTAAGCTGAATATTTCACCACTGAGATAATTGAGGCTGACATATGAGGAGAAAAGAGTATCACTACTTTTACTGTCAACCAAAGAGTAAGACACCTTTGAATTTTCATCGAGATCTGGATCAGTAGCTGTTACTGCTGTGATAACACTTCCCACCGGCCCATTTTCCTTTACATACACAGTTATCAAAGGCTTTGTAAAGCGTGGGGCATTGTCATTAACATCAGAAACGTGAACCGTAAAATCGCTAGTACTAGAGAGTGGTGGGGTCCCGCCATCTGTTGCTATGATGGTGATGTTGTAGACGGAATAATTCTCTCTGTCTAGAAGCCCATCTACAACTAAAGAATAATAATTTTCGTAATTGGTCTCAAGATTAAAAGGAACGTTGCCTTTAACGACGCTCTGTATCGCTCCGTTTTTACCTCCATCTTTATCTGAAACTTTAACTAAAGCGACCGCTGTCCCAGCCTTTGTATCCTCTTTCACCATTTGCAATAGAGGAGTCACTGTTATTTCGGGAGCATTATCATTTACATCTATGACTTCCAGCAAAACTTTACATTGCGTAGTCTTTGGATGGTATCCTTTATCTTTTGCCTGTACGCGTAGTTCAATAGCTGGATTTCTCTCGAAATCAAGTTGACCATTTACCAGTACTTCACCAGTGTCAGGATTGATAGAAAACAAGTCATAGATTTTCGAATGTCCGGTAAATGAGTAGGCAATTTCGCTGTTTACACCAGTATCTGCGTCTGTTGCAGTAACTGAGAGGACTTTAGCTCCGAAAGGAATATTTTCAGGTATACTGATTTTGTAAAGTGTTTTACTGAAAATGGGGTTATTGTCATTCACATCCAAGACATCTATTTTAATAGCTAAGATGCCAGATTTAGGAGGTTTACCTCCATCGATTGCAGTCAATACCAGATTTATAACCGACTGCTTCTCCCGATCCAAAGGCTTCTGCAACACTAATTCAGCGGACCGACCTTGTCGCCCCTCATTCTGTGTATCCAGAGAGAAATATTCATTGACACTCAGCCTGTAGCCTTTAAGAGAATTACTTCCCGTGTCGGGGTCCTCTGCAATGGGGAGGCTGAATCTTTCACCTGGATTAGCTATTTCGGAGATGTTCAAGGTAAGCGAGTTGACAGGGAAAATAGGTGCATTATCATTTACATCCAAAATATTGATTTGAATTCTATACAGACTGTGAGGATTTTTAGCCACGGCTTCTATTTCTAAAGAACACTTCGTATTCGTCCCACAGAGCTCCTCTCTGTCAATTCTATCATCAACAAACAGCTCTCCATTTTTGACATTTATCTGGAAATACTTATTGTTGGACCCAGAAACAATTTGTAACACGCGGTTTTCCAGTTCGTGTAAGTTAATATTCAAGTCCTTTGCTATATTTCCAATAACGGTCCCCTTGCTCACCTCCTCCGCGACGGAGTACTCAATCTGACCGGAAGATAGGCATACGTCCCATGAAGAGAGGAACAGGATCAATGTCCAAGCATATCCACTGACCACTGTGTTGCTCATATTTTTCCCTTTCTCTTGGATGACTCTTAGTACTCAATATCAAGGAACTCCAGCAGGCTACATGGCATTCACAAATGGGTTCTAAGTTGACGACGCTCGCTCGTTTCTTTCTGACTCAGTTCTCCGTCTCGATATGATACCATAAAGGAGGAGTCACATTAGTTAACACTCACAACCATGGTCTGTGGCGACACTCTGTGGCTACTTCTCAAAGTAGTTTATCATAAACTGCACCTACCATTTAAAATCCTATATATCGCACCATTAAAGCCTATGTCAACATCAATGATGTGACTGTCTCGACttcactgaaaatgagaacTAAGCTCAATGAACTTCCGAGTATAAAttaaggttgaatgaatgaaaacataaataaatctgCTATAGAATCAATTTAACTATTTT encodes the following:
- the LOC121709523 gene encoding protocadherin alpha-2-like isoform X3 produces the protein MGVSVGGYAWTWILLLACLWDLSSSQIVYSVSEEVSKGTVVGNISKDLNMNVQELQSRTFQIVSGSNKKYFDVNVKTGYLFVNDRIDREQICGTNSKCALNIEALATNPHGLYRFQINVLDINDNAPKFPINTQTLNITENASPGERLHLPVAEDPDTGSNSVKSYTLSPNEYFALEVQSEGGQGLSVELVLQKALDREKQAAIGLSLLLTAVDGGKPAKSGTLDILINVLDVNDNNPVFGQSLYKVQVAENVSFGTVLTSVTATDADEGLNGGIRYSLIGHRNAQASEMFDIKPDTGEIKVQGQLDYEENPAIELRVQATDTGYPPRSSQCKVLVEVIDVNDNAPEITVTPLLQSVREDTKLGTAVALVTVSDEDGGKNGDVQCVVKGTVPFKLESNYENYYSLVVNGKLDREKDSDYNVTIIATDNGFPSLSTASDFVVHISDVNDNAPRFPESLMNVYVKENSPVGSVIATINAYDPDLEENAKLSYSLIDYKSGNMPISTLLNINSITGEIYSLQSFNYEEIKKFKFQAQAADSGVPALSSNVTVQVLISDENDNSPVILPPYSDQGSVNSENIPYSAEAGYFVAKIRAMDADSGYNALLSYHISEPKGTNLFRIGTSSGEIRTKRRMSDSDFKTHPLVIKVSDHGEPPLSAMVSMEVMVVESTSDTQTPFKENLLKEDNLSHLNLYLLMAIASVSAIFLISLITLIAVKCHRTDGIFSSCSAPMITTHPDGSWSYSKTTQQYDVCFSSDTLKSDVVVFPSPFPPADAELISIDGGDTFKRTQTSTTQKSKGPNADWRYSASLRAGVASSVQMEEASVIQGAQGMLVQNWPTVSSAADGDGGEVSPPVGAGIDSNSWHFRYGSGPGYIPPQALKPGELPPEAFIIPGSPAIISIRQDAGTGDDKGDFITFGKKEESKKKKKKKKEKKDKKDKGKDDGEE
- the LOC121709524 gene encoding protocadherin alpha-2-like isoform X1 → MMKHAILKSFARTWIVFLLCLWDMSSGKIEFSISEEVSQGTVFGNIAKELNINVKEMETRMFQIVSGSTANYFDVKLTTGELFVKERIDREQVCGNNLKCTLTVEAVAQNPHSLYRIQIHILDVNDNAPTFPGSSLTLNITEVATLGERYHLPIAEDPDTGSNSLKGYRLSPNEYFSLETQSEGVQGISAELVLKKSLDREKQPFIKLLLTAFDGGKPPKTGSIDIIIYTFDVNDNNPVFTKTLYKVQVTENVPFRTKLITVTATDADDGMNSEIEYSLIGNRNVKASEKFSITPDTGEIHTQGQIDYEESPAIELRVQAKDKGSPPRSAQCKVLVEVIDINDNAPEITITPLLQTVREDTTPGKAVALVTVSDQDGGKNGDIKCTIKDLIPFKLDSNYDNHYSLVVDRPLDRERDSHYNVTIIATDGGTPPLSSASDYIIYVSDVNDNAPQFPEPVINVCLKENTPVGSLMATVSAFDPDLNENAQVSYSLVENKKSDTSVSTMMNVNSLNGDIYSMQSLNYEDVKKFDFQIQATDSGVPALSSNVTVHVLILDENDNSPVILPPYSDQDSVNSENIPYSAEAGYFVAKIRAVDADSGYNALLSYHISEPKGTNLFRIGTSSGEIRTKRRMSDSDLKTHPLIITVTDHGEPPLSASMSIDVVVEEDTGDKQTSFKQVPLIEDTFSDLNLYLLIAIISVTAIFLVSLITLIAVKCHRTDGIFSSCSAPMITTHPDGSWSYSKTTQQYDVCFSSDTLKSDVVVFPSPFPPADAELISINGGDTFMRTQTLPSTEKRKIPFTTSETGKYEK
- the LOC121709524 gene encoding protocadherin alpha-2-like isoform X2 → MMKHAILKSFARTWIVFLLCLWDMSSGKIEFSISEEVSQGTVFGNIAKELNINVKEMETRMFQIVSGSTANYFDVKLTTGELFVKERIDREQVCGNNLKCTLTVEAVAQNPHSLYRIQIHILDVNDNAPTFPGSSLTLNITEVATLGERYHLPIAEDPDTGSNSLKGYRLSPNEYFSLETQSEGVQGISAELVLKKSLDREKQPFIKLLLTAFDGGKPPKTGSIDIIIYTFDVNDNNPVFTKTLYKVQVTENVPFRTKLITVTATDADDGMNSEIEYSLIGNRNVKASEKFSITPDTGEIHTQGQIDYEESPAIELRVQAKDKGSPPRSAQCKVLVEVIDINDNAPEITITPLLQTVREDTTPGKAVALVTVSDQDGGKNGDIKCTIKDLIPFKLDSNYDNHYSLVVDRPLDRERDSHYNVTIIATDGGTPPLSSASDYIIYVSDVNDNAPQFPEPVINVCLKENTPVGSLMATVSAFDPDLNENAQVSYSLVENKKSDTSVSTMMNVNSLNGDIYSMQSLNYEDVKKFDFQIQATDSGVPALSSNVTVHVLILDENDNSPVILPPYSDQDSVNSENIPYSAEAGYFVAKIRAVDADSGYNALLSYHISEPKGTNLFRIGTSSGEIRTKRRMSDSDLKTHPLIITVTDHGEPPLSASMSIDVVVEEDTGDKQTSFKQVPLIEDTFSDLNLYLLIAIISVTAIFLVSLITLIAVKCHRTDGIFSSCSAPMITTHPDGSWSYSKTTQQYDVCFSSDTLKSDVVVFPSPFPPADAELISINGGDTFMRTQTLPSTEKASTRNKQE